The genomic DNA tacatacagccaaacatAGAATAAAGAAGTAAGTTAAACGCAGATATAGTAACTTGTAACTTACATACGAGTAACTTAACTTCAAACATTTTCACCGGTTTGAAAAGATTCATAACAAATTTTACATCTCTTAGAAGTACGTTCTCTTACTTTAGTAAACCGTTTACTTTAGTACCTAGTCCATGCTTTAATACCAGGCAAGGAATCATACTGATCACCATAAGTTAGGTGATCACTATTAACATAACACAAACCAATGCCAACACATTACCATTGATATGATTCAATAAATTACAGTTTTACGATTTACGAGTAGAttatctttgtttttatatttgacaACAATTGCGAACTTTATGATCTTTATAAACATCAAAATGGCCTTCACATCGTGTCGCAGATATACcagaaactataaataaaactattataattaatagtattatttacaagtacCATAGTTTGTGTCAAGTTACAGCATTTTATGCTATTAAGGAGATTTTCCTAAGGTTAATCGTTGCGTTGTTAACGTTTAATGGAGCGGTGTGTTCTAGATAGGTACAAGTAacatacctactacctatttaCCTACGTGTCTTGTAATACCTTTGTTTGAATACCAATCGTAAGGTATCGAATTGGGTATTTGACTACCTTTGaagatattgatttttatgagtcATTCGGGAAAATTatgtcaatattaactaattaactaattaatacctacataaaaaacaaaaatgaagcatatttgtaaaataaataaggtttaaaaattcctaaaagatttatcaaaatattaaatgaaaatcctATAAACTTAAATTgcttacattcaatgtgacatttttattaaattcctaCAGGTAaccataaacacacaaataacaaatatatacatacctatgtaattttatttgtacgCCAAATGGCGACATGGGGCGTGTTTGGGTCGTTTATGACCGCCGCGCCGCAAAAACGTCCCTGTAATCGCAGATAcactgttacttctacaaaattttgATCTActaatcattatcatctttaGCAGCCGATGAATATCCACttttggacataggcctccagACTGCCAAACATCCCCGTacgttagttagttagtttactTGGCTAAAAAATAAGCTAAGCTCGtgcattttttcatttgtagGTATCTCCGAAATTACGTTTCGTTTTTAATCATAATCACCATCTAGGCCCCCGTCTCCATGTCATCTAAATAAGCAAGAAAaaagtggacgtctatcggctgttaaggAGGAAGAGGAAGGTCCCGCTTTTGTGCTTAGGTTATACAATAATGACCCCATAGGTCCAGGAATAATGAACGACTAATATAACAATCTTTCATCGCAGGTCACGATGAAGCAATGGGTGTTCAGTTTGTGTGCGCTGACGGTGGTGGCCTCCTCCATAGCCCAGCAATACCAGCAGTTCGTGAACAGATACGACAACTTCAACGCTGATTCTATCATACAGAACGATAGGATCCTACTCGCCTACTACAAATGCGTTATGGAGAAGGGCCCTTGCACTAAGGACGGCAAGAACTTTAAGCGTAAGTTGCGTTATCAttagccagtggcgtgcacaggggttttaactagggtaagcaccaGACACTAGTGGCGTAACTTTGTCATCTAAGGCCTCAATAAAATCTCACGTAATTTTATATAGTCCTTAGCGCCGTGCGTCTGTGGCATTTTACAAACCCTGCCACCCTATAATAGtagaagatccgtattagaaaccaACTTCACCCTTGGGTGACAAGTGTTTTATATCTTTAATACTTTAAAACGTAGTATATATTTCGAGTAGGTTGGCTAAAAATTTCCTGGCCCtaattaaccattattaactaccAATAATaagtttggccaggagtttttgaggcaacttactcgcaatatttttttaacttatacctactaaatttaatttaataaaaaactttcaTCCGTGAAACATatgggtgaaggtcatttctaatAAGGATTTTTCACCGATCAGTTTAAataacaacattaaaaatatgctGTTTTTTTTCGTGTATTATAAGGCtaacgcttgaccacaatcaagcctgatgtgTCCAATGATGAgctctaagatgaagcgcgcttgtctagaagatgcaTTTTCACTCTTGCCTGATAATTATGAGAAGTcgttttagatattttaacaatttattcaatttagaattataatttttcaggaGTCTTGCCGGAAACATTGCAAACCGCGTGCGGTCGGTGCTCATCTAAACAGAAGGTAGTCGTGCGGAAAATGCTCCTCGGCATCAAGGCGAAGAGTGAACCGCGTTTCCTTGAACTACTGGAAAAGTACGACCCGACACAAGCCAATAGAGAGGCCCTCtacaactttttagttacgggaaattagattagatagaatagtatttatatttagttagaTAGTTACTTAAAATAAGTAGATTCCGCCCAAAATCTTGTCTACGATATttcgatttaaataaaataaagtacagAAACAGTGGCGAATTTATTGGATGAAATTAGTCCTGCGCGTATAGAACTATAGACTCCAGTGTTGCCAGTGAGGACtgaaagtcacacagcgggcgatggaacgagctatgctgtTTTTGCGTGAGCgattcagaaatgaggagatctacagaagaaacaaagtcaccgacatagctcaacgtgtcgcagtggcaatgggcggggcacatagttcgaagagccgatggacgttggggtcccaaggtgctggtggaccccccaccaagtggactgacgacgtcaagcgagtcgcagggattcgctggatgcatgcggctcaggatgtttggaagtccctacaaaaggcctatgttctgcagtggacatccatcggctgatatgatgatcatgatgtaATTATTTCTGAGCGTGTAGACCCTCTTCGAATCATGGGCCTATTGCATTTTACACCACtgtatataaatacaatatttgggTACTAGTAACTCATAGTTGGACTATATTATATGaatgaatttacaaaacaaatttatacataTGTGATTAGTTTTCCacatgtattaaaataatataaatattgttatacttatttaaaattccaATGTGCTGCAGCAATGTTGCAACAATATTATACCTGTTGATTTATTATCATAGAATATTAGTAAAATTCcaagaaaaacaaagaaataattattatatctcaATAACTGCAAGAATCATCAACTTTTCAAGTTTGGAGAACTATGCCTTCACTCTAAACATAATTTATggttaaagttatattataagacaaatggatgaaattttaaaagagtatgaatgaaataaaagatTATAGTTATTCAGAATTAAAATTTGAAGTTTTGCTTCTTTCCTCTTGTGTATCGATTGACAATGTACCTCGCTTGAACACAAATGTAATAAATGTCTTTGTAAAAACGATCAATAAGCAAGCATCAGACCATACCATAAACGTAATATATTAGCATTAACAAGGTCAGATCAGTTGATCCTATAATTACTGCATGTTTGCATTCTGCTTACCCTTCTAAGAAACAACATGAATTTCAAACacatcatatatatataaatgccGGAACAGTACTTGTTCTAACAACATTGTACGTCAGCCAGACCTAAGCagcacatttattattttattcgtgtgatttaaaacttaaaatgaagGTGATAATACTTGCGTTGTGCATTATAGCGTTAGCTTTCGCTGAAGACAAATACGATTCTTCTAGCGATGATATAGATCTCAGCGAAGTGTTAGGCAATGATCGGCTCATTGCTGCATATTCAAAATGTTTGCTAGATAAAGGAGCTTGCACTCCAGAAGTCAAGAAACTCAAAGGTAAGAAACAGTTACCATTATTTACgctaacataaataaaaagcgATAACTAGatcttaataaaattttataacaatattccAATTTgcaataagatttttttattttagtaatatttttttaatttatttttcaaaagtttatcATTTACAAAGTCTCTAAATATAATTAAGGATACAAATAACTCACTAAGTAAACTTTATCTAGtataattttgctattttcttCCTTCATGTGGTTATAGTTTGTATTTAACCGTTTATTATCCAAAAATATCAGAATAAACCCattattagaaatattttagaaactgtTTTGCAAGCATTATTTAGAATTAATCAATATTACTCGTCCAGAGTCTTTCAGAGTCATAAGTCTTTATGTGATTATACGCTCTTATATCGACCTTCCCAGAAATGTAAATTACATTTACTTGCTGCATATATGATATTCTTTAACAAAGTATATTTCTGGTGCTAATTCAGTTTAAGCACTATCAAAACCtgaactatatttaaaagaattatAGCAGATtgttttgattaataagctggcctattcactattttggtctttgttaacaaactattaaaataaacatcaaatcaattgacaaaatgtcctACATActgtttgatatccaccaacATCAACAAGCACcggataacatttgttacatagaatttcattttcgtatatgtcaactagcttatgTCAAAAATTTTCCTGCTGGATCATtgctcattatcatcatttttttattgcacACTGAAGGACCCAGGCCTCTTTTCTCGAGTGTCCAGGAAactgaatatataaaaaaatatttgaatcccTATAACGAGATCGAGAGAGGCtcaaaatagtagattgttatacaaggggctaaaaagacccattataaacgaggtatttttaggcctaaatagaaaccgagtttataatgggtttagccccacgtgttacactctgcttttcactacgattgcgagaaaataaaatagtttagtacaatattcaatgatttattttatttgaaaattaaatgtacaaagtctacaatcttggatattaagggagggAGAGAGGGAGGgatttacccggtaacataatttcagACTATTgtaaagatgaataatgagtatgtgaggtaaacgtgggagataatagtttaaaaaactcctttcgtaagtgaatccattcgttgttgttttctccactttacctaggtaggtatttaagtaaatgcgtctcgactttgattacaacacacaaacaaatttttaatttggtaacagattgaaaatttcatccatctccaaattaggatcaccattctcactagataaagataacaataacaattaatgttgaaaaatttgtaagttacggtcacaaatttacaatgaatttcttaaaattattcacgccaattgtttattaaattctcgctttttaattttatttttctttcacatgagaaaaaggcaaaggtattatagGCAACGTAAAAGATGTCCCATGTGTTCAAATCTCGCTGTTTTGAAATtgaaaactcaataaaaattaaataaaaaaattaacacattcacacacacacacacacaccacagacaataacgctgcatttcattccaatttaaagttttctttatttatttttcaaaacaatcagggccttacctataatgattctattttcgaataaaacctcctccattttatagtaggctagtacttggctagaactcataacagacaagaattaaaaaaaacgaaattactTTAGTCCCTAGaagctgaaatgcttgtttagccccgctgtggagtggtagtatgacagtgtttttgaccaagagtagtgaaaagtatattGTTAAATCTAAATAGGTAACATGATACATCGATTATAAACACtttgtattaaatatactttatgtaatggctattaaataaatctaaaaatttaaaaccaacATACAAACATTGTAAAATTCAATTCGGTTGAGCAGAATTAGACAAACATATGTTTATCTATTTATCTAAAATACAGTGCATAAAAACGAACGTCTTTGAACACTACGTTTTATCAATAGCCTTTATGAATATacccttttaaataaaatgacaatTCAAAATCagctagtaaatgataaaatattgaGTTAAACATTTCTTCATcataaattatttcagtgatGGGATCtcatacaaattataattcataactgtgtttttcagaaaaattgCCGGAAGTTTTAGAAACACGATGTGGAAAGTGCACGAATAAGCAAAAGCAGATAGGAAAACAATTGATTAGTGAAATCAAAACCAAACATCCTGAAACTTGGTCACAGCTAGCTGCTTTCTACGATCCACAAGGAAAATACAAGCAATCGTTGGAAGAATTTcttaaatcttaattttaattaattatcactatAAATATTACAGGAACAAAAAATAATCCAATAGGTTTGAGGTGCAAATAAAGatgatttattacatttatataaattacataagttttatttttccttttcctTACTATTCTGTGCATAGTTTTCTAACGCACGCTTGAATGTTTCGAAACAGACCCATCCTTGTGAATGGTATTTTTTAGCTTCTTCCCATACAGCATTAAACTTTTCATCACTGAATGATTCTCCGGTGGCTTCAAAAACTCTTTTAACCACATGTGGCTCACGCTTAGCGTACATATCTCTGTGGTTTACGTGAAGTAACGTTAATACACTCGGAGACAAACAAGCTTTCATATCAGACTCGTGAGAAAAGTACGCTCTATCAG from Bicyclus anynana chromosome 20, ilBicAnyn1.1, whole genome shotgun sequence includes the following:
- the LOC112049024 gene encoding uncharacterized protein LOC112049024; translated protein: MKQWVFSLCALTVVASSIAQQYQQFVNRYDNFNADSIIQNDRILLAYYKCVMEKGPCTKDGKNFKRVLPETLQTACGRCSSKQKVVVRKMLLGIKAKSEPRFLELLEKYDPTQANREALYNFLVTGTAHLLFYSCDLKLKMKVIILALCIIALAFAEDKYDSSSDDIDLSEVLGNDRLIAAYSKCLLDKGACTPEVKKLKEKLPEVLETRCGKCTNKQKQIGKQLISEIKTKHPETWSQLAAFYDPQGKYKQSLEEFLKS